In Uranotaenia lowii strain MFRU-FL chromosome 2, ASM2978415v1, whole genome shotgun sequence, one genomic interval encodes:
- the LOC129742579 gene encoding uncharacterized protein LOC129742579, with protein MPREDLRLLVMQERNLRSLMDSMQEFLNEYQAERDYISLKYRMQKLDEVYDKLIRVRENIEVITDDVEMDVGLEGDDEQSALERAMRISEREEVNMRIIKDFENRFFEIKHSLGVLEAAESRSCTSVQTVKPSTAVDSMPRIKLPELKLPTFSGKLQDWITFRDTFTSMIHNNAHLSDIDKFTYLRTSLTDDALIEIGSVELTSANYTIAWRTLETTFENRKLLVKSYLDVLFAVSPMGEESYYQLNRVVKDFETTLMMLQKVGVETDGMSTILQHMVCQRLDAATLQRWESYHNSKKVPSYRQLMEFLKSRCLVLHNISLVHSVQGEVKRQSRFPAVGHPGIQQKNQTDLTHIPNPSMNNLPSSSTTDNPSTSHSSVLSANPTTLPNTVLLSTAVLTIGDEYGNIIPARALLDSGSQLCFMTERIAQSLKFHRYREYLPVKGIGQSKTCSTQSVFASIGSRCSDYRSSLKFHVLPKVTADLPVKRIDIGSWQIPPGITMADPEFQNPGGIDLILGAEVFYDLLLDGQHKLDSIGPILQNTQLGWVVSGNVSEKSRVQATVSASCTEERVNELLTRFWELEACHNSSTLSLEESECEKIFEDTTTRDSSGRFVVKLPRKDFLIRLLGESRSQAERRFWSLECRLKSNPELKEEYSSFIHEYLELNHMREVIAEEEGDISKPPPYYMPHHHVLRPESSTTKLRVVFDASATTTSGISLNQALMVGPVLQEDLVSIVLRFRLHRIAIVADVAKMYRMINVVPEDRRLQRIVWRDSPDEPLRTFELTTVTYGTASAPYLATKCLQQLAECGKKKYPIAAKTLSEDFYMDDCLTGADTKEEGIKKCCELNALLSSAKMLLRKYNSNNVEVLSVLPGELRDDRISLELDASQTKIKTLGLIWDTQSDCFHFSVPQWNSSTEINKRIILSDFARLFDPLGLVGPVMVQAKIFLQELWKQNCSWTETLSNPFQQWWLEYRSNLAGLSNLQVPRWVAFGSDVSSVELHGFCDASTKAYGACIYLRCTRSNGIISVNLLISKSRVAPLDDVKRDRQFKNFCEMFLLDGFHHCEVLALFATVTVANVCC; from the exons ATGCCTCGAGAGGACTTGCGGCTCCTGGTGATGCAAGAACGGAACCTGAGGAGCTTAATGGACAGCATGCAAGAGTTTTTGAACGAATACCAAGCGGAACGAGATTACATATCTTTGAAGTATCGGATGCAGAAACTGGATGAGGTGTACGACAAGTTGATTCGAGTGCGAGAAAACATTGAGGTGATCACCGACGATGTGGAAATGGATGTTGGATTGGAAGGCGACGATGAGCAGTCAGCTCTCGAACGTGCAATGCGAATCAGCGAGCGCGAAGAGGTCAATATGCGCATTATCAAGGATTTTGAGAAccgttttttcgaaataaagcATAGTTTGGGAGTGCTTGAAGCAGCCGAAAGTCGTTCCTGTACCAGTGTTCAAACTGTCAAACCATCAACAGCGGTTGATTCAATGCCAAGAATTAAGCTCCCCGAATTGAAGCTACCGACATTTAGCGGAAAGTTGCAGGACTGGATCACTTTTCGTGATACATTCACCAGCATGATCCACAACAATGCGCATCTATCCGATATTGACAAGTTTACCTATCTGCGAACGTCGTTGACAGATGATGCATTAATCGAAATAGGATCCGTCGAATTGACATCGGCTAACTACACCATAGCCTGGCGAACACTCGAAACCACTTTCGAAAACAGGAAGCTGCTTGTGAAGTCATATCTCGACGTTTTGTTCGCTGTCAGTCCTATGGGTGAAGAATCTTATTATCAGCTTAATAGAGTGGTAAAGGATTTTGAGACAACGTTAATGATGCTTCAAAAGGTCGGTGTTGAAACTGATGGGATGTCAACCATTCTTCAGCATATGGTGTGTCAACGTCTGGATGCTGCTACTCTACAACGCTGGGAATCTTACCACAACTCTAAGAAGGTTCCATCGTATAGGCAATTGATGGAATTTTTGAAGTCAAGATGTCTGGTACTTCATAACATCTCGCTAGTTCACTCTGTTCAAGGGGAAGTGAAGAGGCAGTCTCGTTTTCCAGCAGTAGGTCATCCCGGTATACAACAGAAG AACCAGACAGATCTAACGCACATCCCCAACCCGAGCATGAATAACCTCCCATCCTCAAGTACCACAGATAATCCTTCTACTAGCCACAGTTCTGTATTGTCCGCAAATCCTACCACTCTTCCGAACACTGTCCTGCTATCTACAGCAGTTTTAACAATTGGGGATGAATACGGGAATATCATTCCAGCTCGAGCTTTATTGGACTCAGGGTCACAGCTATGTTTCATGACTGAAAGGATCGCTCAGTCTTTGAAATTTCATCGATATCGAGAGTATCTTCCTGTCAAAGGCATTGGGCAATCGAAAACTTGTTCCACCCAGTCTGTTTTCGCTTCGATTGGTTCACGGTGTTCTGATTACCGCTCTTCTTTGAAATTCCACGTTCTCCCGAAAGTTACGGCTGATCTTCCAGTGAAAAGGATCGACATCGGTAGTTGGCAGATACCTCCAGGAATAACCATGGCAGATCCCGAGTTCCAGAATCCTGGTGGTATTGATCTCATTCTTGGAGCAGAAGTCTTTTATGATCTGCTGTTGGACGGGCAGCACAAGTTAGATAGCATTGGGCCTATACTGCAGAATACTCAACTTGGTTGGGTTGTTTCCGGCAATGTTTCCGAAAAATCCAGAGTTCAAGCCACTGTTTCAGCTTCTTGTACCGAAGAACGGGTTAATGAATTACTAACTCGTTTTTGGGAGTTAGAAGCTTGCCACAATTCTAGTACGCTTTCACTGGAAGAATCGGAGTGTGAGAAGATTTTTGAAGATACTACTACGAGAGACTCATCTGGAAGGTTCGTTGTTAAGCTCCCTAGGAAGGACTTCCTAATCCGTCTGCTGGGGGAATCTAGAAGTCAAGCCGAACGTCGTTTTTGGTCTTTGGAGTGCCGTTTAAAATCAAACCCTGAGTTGAAAGAGGAGTACAGCTCATTCATTCACGAGTATCTGGAGCTTAATCATATGCGTGAAGTTATTGCTGAAGAGGAAGGAGATATATCAAAACCGCCGCCATATTACATGCCACATCATCACGTATTGCGTCCTGAAAGTTCTACTACTAAACTACGCGTAGTTTTTGACGCGTCCGCTACAACGACGTCTGGAATTTCGTTGAATCAAGCACTGATGGTCGGACCTGTACTCCAGGAAGATTTAGTGTCCATAGTTCTTCGCTTCAGATTGCACAGAATCGCTATAGTTGCAGACGTAGCGAAAATGTATAGGATGATTAATGTAGTCCCCGAAGATCGTCGTCTACAGAGAATTGTTTGGAGAGATTCACCAGATGAGCCTTTAAGGACATTTGAACTAACTACCGTTACGTACGGCACCGCGTCTGCCCCCTACCTAGCCACGAAATGCCTACAACAACTTGCGGAATGCGGGAAGAAGAAGTACCCCATTGCGGCCAAGACTCTGAGTGAAGATTTTTATATGGACGATTGTTTAACGGGTGCAGATACTAAGGAGGAAGGTATCAAAAAATGCTGTGAACTGAATGCTCTATTGTCGTCTGCGAAAATGCTTTTAAGAAAATACAACTCGAACAACGTAGAAGTTCTTTCGGTTCTACCTGGCGAGCTCCGAGACGATAGGATTTCCCTAGAGCTTGATGCATCGCAGACTAAAATTAAGACACTGGGCCTCATTTGGGATACACAATCGGATTGCTTCCATTTCTCTGTGCCTCAGTGGAATTCTTCTACAGAAATAAACAAGCGTATCATTCTCTCCGACTTTGCTCGTTTGTTCGATCCCCTAGGATTGGTCGGTCCTGTTATGGTTCAGGCCAAGATATTTCTCCAGGAGCTCTGGAAGCAGAACTGTTCCTGGACGGAAACGCTTTCCAATCCTTTCCAGCAATGGTGGCTGGAATATCGGAGCAACTTGGCTGGACTATCCAATTTACAAGTTCCACGATGGGTCGCCTTTGGTTCGGATGTTAGCTCCGTTGAGCTTCATGGCTTCTGCGACGCTTCCACTAAGGCCTACGGGGCCTGTATCTACCTGCGTTGTACGCGTTCCAACGGAATAATTTCGGTAAATCTTCTGATCTCCAAGTCTCGAGTAGCACCTCTGGATGATGTCAAGC GTGACAGGCAGTTTAAGAATTTCTGCGAAATGTTTCTTTTGGACGGATTCCACCATTGTGAAGTGCTGGCTCTCTTCGCCACCGTCACGGTGGCAAATGTTTGTTGCTAA
- the LOC129742578 gene encoding uncharacterized protein LOC129742578, with the protein MEFGITPLQRVGMENPADVLSRGATPEELLNHELWWRGPDWLKLSHDAWPKTGGTDETEFEHTLLEEAAVAGPAQVDSPNEIFLLKSSFTTLVDIVAFCRRFSFNCKNRNSHRVGCLTVTEREEALQVLVKLAQKECFPQDISAVDYTGEVKNTSKLKSLRPQLVNGILVVGGRSENAPIAVGRKHPIILDNHHPFTLLIVNHYHLVMLHAGPQLLTACVREKFWPLCLRNLARKVVHSCVRCFKIKPRVMEQVMADLPTERVSPAPPFARVGVDYCGPFKYRFPIRNSAPRICYVVIFVCLVTKACHIDMVQDLTTDGFIAALHRMIGRRGQPELILCDNATNFVGAKRELDDLRKMFNSQRAALSEAAAKNCIEMKFIPPRAPNFGGLWEAAVKSMKYHLKRVVGSEITPTTNSTPY; encoded by the coding sequence ATGGAGTTTGGAATCACGCCGTTGCAACGCGTTGGTATGGAAAATCCTGCGGACGTCCTGTCTCGTGGTGCCACTCCTGAAGAACTACTAAATCATGAGCTTTGGTGGCGAGGTCCAGATTGGTTGAAACTCTCACATGACGCATGGCCGAAAACTGGAGGTACCGATGAAACGGAGTTTGAGCACACACTTCTCGAAGAGGCTGCAGTTGCTGGACCCGCTCAAGTGGATTCACCGAATgagatatttttattgaagagtTCGTTCACCACACTGGTTGATATAGTCGCATTCTGCCGAAGATTTTCTTTCAACTGTAAGAATAGAAACAGCCATCGCGTAGGATGTTTAACAGTCACCGAAAGAGAGGAAGCTTTACAAGTACTCGTTAAACTAGCTCAGAAAGAATGTTTTCCTCAAGATATATCCGCTGTCGATTACACGGGTGAAGTTAAAAACACTTCAAAGCTGAAATCGCTTCGCCCACAACTGGTTAACGGAATTCTGGTCGTCGGAGGTCGTTCAGAGAACGCACCGATTGCTGTTGGAAGGAAGCATCCTATAATTCTTGATAATCATCACCCGTTTACGCTGCTGATCGTCAACCACTACCACCTCGTCATGTTGCATGCTGGACCCCAACTACTCACCGCTTGTGTTCGAGAAAAATTCTGGCCCCTATGTTTGAGAAACTTAGCCAGGAAGGTTGTTCACAGTTGTGTACGTTGTTTCAAAATCAAGCCACGagttatggaacaagttatggCAGATCTTCCAACAGAACGCGTATCGCCTGCACCTCCTTTCGCTCGAGTCGGCGTGGATTATTGTGGACCATTCAAGTATCGGTTTCCTATCCGCAACTCTGCGCCGCGCATCTGCTACGTTGTGATCTTTGTTTGTTTGGTTACGAAGGCTTGCCACATCGATATGGTTCAGGATCTTACAACCGACGGGTTCATCGCCGCTCTACACAGAATGATTGGACGTCGAGGACAACCAGAGCTAATTCTCTGCGACAATGCTACCAACTTTGTTGGTGCTAAACGAGAACTCGATGATCTAAGGAAGATGTTCAACTCCCAACGAGCTGCTCTTTCCGAAGCCGCCGCCAAAAATTGCATAGAGATGAAGTTTATTCCACCACGAGCTCCTAATTTCGGCGGTCTTTGGGAAGCCGCTGTAAAATCTATGAAGTACCACTTGAAGCGTGTTGTTGGCTCTGAAATAACACCTACGACGAATTCTACACCCTACTGA